In the Sulfitobacter pacificus genome, one interval contains:
- a CDS encoding methyltetrahydrofolate cobalamin methyltransferase: MTRTIIESKTKTAVIGFDEPFCVIGERINPTGRKILAEELERDDFSRVEFDAVAQANAGATVLDVNSGAVFSNKMAEDPRYADNNFVEPMLMPEMIKRVQAVTDTPLCIDSSVPGALEAGLQACEGRPLLNSVTGEEERLELVLPLVKKYNVPVVAISNDDTGISEDPDVRFAVAKLIVERAADHGIPAHDIVVDPLVMPIGAMATAGHQVFTLVRRLREELGVNTTCGASNISFGLPNRHGINNAFLPMAMGAGMTSAIMNPVALPINATKIAEKKAELEALGVVLPEGMEDEAFVQLFGMGSTLPRPGKEMEAIRAANFLFDRDPHGSDWIKFNKVTPKAGQEGRGRAGRVGGRRRG; encoded by the coding sequence ATGACCCGTACCATCATCGAATCCAAAACCAAAACCGCCGTTATCGGCTTTGATGAACCCTTCTGCGTCATCGGCGAGCGGATCAACCCGACAGGCCGCAAGATTTTGGCCGAAGAGTTGGAGCGCGATGATTTCAGCCGGGTCGAGTTTGACGCGGTTGCGCAGGCAAATGCCGGTGCCACGGTGCTGGATGTGAACTCTGGCGCGGTGTTCTCGAACAAAATGGCTGAAGACCCGCGTTACGCAGATAACAATTTCGTCGAACCGATGCTGATGCCTGAAATGATCAAACGTGTGCAGGCCGTGACGGATACGCCGCTCTGCATCGACAGCTCCGTGCCCGGCGCGCTGGAGGCCGGATTGCAGGCCTGTGAAGGGCGCCCGCTACTGAACTCTGTCACCGGCGAGGAAGAGCGTCTGGAGCTGGTGTTGCCACTGGTCAAGAAATACAACGTGCCGGTGGTGGCGATTTCCAATGATGATACCGGTATTTCCGAAGACCCCGATGTGCGCTTTGCCGTGGCCAAGCTGATTGTGGAACGCGCTGCGGATCACGGTATCCCGGCGCATGACATCGTGGTTGATCCGCTGGTGATGCCAATCGGTGCCATGGCGACGGCGGGCCATCAGGTATTCACCCTTGTGCGCCGCCTGCGCGAGGAGCTGGGGGTGAACACCACCTGCGGCGCCTCCAACATCAGCTTTGGCTTGCCCAACCGTCACGGCATCAACAATGCGTTTCTGCCCATGGCGATGGGTGCCGGTATGACAAGTGCGATTATGAACCCTGTCGCCCTGCCGATCAACGCGACCAAGATTGCGGAGAAGAAGGCCGAGCTGGAAGCGCTGGGTGTGGTTCTGCCCGAAGGGATGGAAGATGAAGCCTTTGTGCAGCTGTTCGGCATGGGGTCGACCCTGCCGCGTCCGGGAAAGGAAATGGAAGCCATCCGCGCGGCGAATTTCCTGTTTGACCGGGATCCACACGGCAGTGACTGGATCAAATTCAACAAGGTGACACCCAAAGCAGGTCAGGAAGGTCGCGGACGGGCTGGCCGTGTGGGTGGCCGGCGTCGCGGCTGA
- a CDS encoding response regulator, whose amino-acid sequence MTLQILAVDDSRTMRDMIKLALLPSGFTVHTADDGIHGIEVLDGIEPDAIITDINMPRMDGFGFIDAVREQDKHRATPILVLTTEAAPELKARARAAGATGWIVKPFDPAKLVKALQMVAG is encoded by the coding sequence ATGACCCTTCAGATTCTGGCAGTAGACGACAGCCGCACGATGCGGGATATGATCAAACTGGCCCTTCTACCCTCGGGGTTTACGGTACATACGGCGGATGACGGCATCCATGGCATTGAGGTCTTGGATGGCATCGAACCCGATGCGATCATCACCGATATCAACATGCCCCGGATGGATGGTTTTGGCTTTATCGATGCGGTGCGCGAACAGGACAAACACCGGGCGACCCCCATTCTGGTTCTGACCACCGAAGCCGCGCCGGAACTTAAGGCGCGTGCCCGCGCTGCAGGGGCCACTGGCTGGATTGTCAAACCCTTTGACCCGGCTAAACTTGTCAAAGCGCTTCAGATGGTTGCCGGGTAA
- a CDS encoding STAS domain-containing protein, with translation MGEPLMPEGKLDVAAAVSFHSELTARIGQDVIIDCEKVTQIGALCLQTCLAAAREARRNQTLFKMINVSDPVLVQLTSMGFTPETLAEGTT, from the coding sequence ATGGGTGAGCCGTTGATGCCAGAGGGCAAGTTGGACGTGGCCGCCGCCGTTTCCTTTCACAGTGAGCTGACCGCGCGGATCGGACAGGATGTTATCATTGATTGCGAGAAAGTGACCCAGATCGGGGCGCTCTGTCTGCAAACCTGTCTGGCCGCCGCACGCGAGGCGCGCCGCAATCAAACCCTCTTTAAGATGATCAATGTCAGCGACCCCGTATTGGTGCAGCTCACCAGCATGGGTTTTACCCCTGAAACCCTTGCGGAAGGCACCACATGA